The Corynebacterium freiburgense region TCTTTTGGATAACTCTTATTTCCGGAATTATTTTCGCCCCAATTTGGCGGTTCTTTTTCCGACGCGGCCCACTCGAATGGGCAATGCACCATATAATTGAACGCTCTGTGCGACCAGAAAAATCAAAAGAAATCGCAGCTTAATCAGGATTCGAATAAGAATTCACTGAGTTAAATAGACAAAAAAGTAATCAATCAAAAGGTGGTTCTCATGGACGCAACACATCTAGGGCAGGTAGGCTCACTAGGACACAAATAGATTTTGATGAATCACCCAACTTCGGAAAGGCTATAGCCAAAAATGACCGCCCGTATCCGCGCCATCGGTGCAGCTTCTTTTGCTGCTTTCGCACTTGCACTCGCTGCCTGTAGCCCACCTAACCAGCAAGACACCACCATGGAGAAAACCGATACTGCTTCAGATATTGCAGCGCCCTCCAAAACTGCTTCTTCATCTATGAAGTCAACATCAGCAGCCCCCGAAACCTCGACCGAATCGGGCACCGTAAATCTAAAGGTCAGCAATATTAATGGTATTAAAGATGGCGACGAACTCACCGTAGATGTTTCCGGTCTGGATCCCAAAATGGGCTACTACGCTGCCATTTGCGCAGCCGAAGCAACCCCTGACAATCCAGTACCAGTATGTACCGGGAAAACTGGTGATACAGAAACCCAAGCATGGATTAAATCTCAGGGCGGCACAGTGCCACTATCCGAGGATGGCACTGCATCTGCAAAACTCATTGCCGCATCAACCGGCGAGGGACTCGACTGCACCGTCGATGCATGCGTGGTTAAGGTCTTTGGCGATCATTCGCAAGGCTTTACAGATATTGTGAGTGTCCCAGTAACCTTTGCTAAATAACGCACTTTTGTAACATCACACGGACTGTTCAAACGCACTATGAAACAAGTTTGAACAGTTCTTTTACTACGCCCCTAAGACATGGGCCATACACGTGCACCACTTCTGCTTGTATGCCACGTACACTTTTTCCATGCTCTCTACCCCGCCGCCGGCGACCGCCCCGGTTCTCCACCATCGTTTTGCCGCGACGTTTCCTGAGCTTGCGTTTCCATGCGTTCCAGAAACTGCGCCAGAACCAGAGCTTATTGCCCTCAATGAACCATTGGCTTTAGAACTTGGGTTTAGCCCCACATGGTTACGCTCGGAGGAAGGCATTCAATTTATGCTTGGCCAGCAAGCCGAAGGCGCTGTTGCACAAGCATATGCTGGGCACCAATTTGGCTACCTCTCCCCTATTCTTGGCGACGGCCGCGCCTGCTTACTCGGCGAAGTAACCGATATCAAAGGCGTACAACACGACCTTCATCTCAAGGGTTCTGGCCGCACAAGATTTGCACGAAGTGGTGATGGAAGAGCTGCATTAGGCCCAATGCTCCGCGAGTTCCTTGTAAGCAATTTCCTCCATGCGGTGAATATCCCCACAACACGATCACTCGCCATTCTCACCACAGGCCATAAGGTACAACGCAATTATGTCCATCCTGCGGCAGTGCTCGTCCGCGTTGCATCAAGCCATTTAAGAATTGGGACATTCCAATACGCTGCGCTCCACCACCCAGGCAGCGACCTTATCGAACGATTAATCGAATACTCGATACAGCTCCACTATCCTTCCACCGCCGCTGAGCCTTTAGCATTCCTCGAGGCAGTTATGGACGCCCAGGCTCACACCGTTGCACACTGGATGGGCATTGGCTTTGTGCATGGCGTAATAAATACCGATAACACCACCATATCCGGTCAAACAATAGACTTCGGGCCATGTGCTTTTCTCGAACAACATGATCCGCACGCATGTTTTAGCAGCATAGATACTACCGGTCGATATAAATACGGAAATCAACCAGGTATTATTGGCTGGAATCTACAACGCCTGGCCGAAACACTGCTTCCGCTTATCGACGCCGCGGGCATTCCGAACTCAAAGGTGTATGAGCTTTTCGACACCTACCCCAACAAATTTATGAATGCTTACCGGCAAGTCATAGAAGAAAAACTCGAAGGTGCACTGCCACATAATTTTCATATTTCCGGAGACCACACCGCGTATTTTCAAGAAATCGCACCAATGAATAATCCCGTGATTATTCCCCGTAATCACCTTGTGGAGGCCGCGCTCCAACAAGCTGATGATGGAAATACCGAACCATTCTGTGCACTCTATGCGGCTCTAAGTACGCCGTACGATTTTCCACTTCAGCACCCTGAATTTGTGCACTCCGCACCTAAGGGATTTATGGATAATTACCGCACATTTTGCGGAACCTAATACTCGATCTCACGCTTTCCAGTATGAGTAAAGCGGCCAATATGCAGGGTTAAATACGCAACCTCAGACTCACTCAATTCCTGTGATTCGACTTCTGAAATATAGTCTTTAATTTTTTGTGCAACCAACCATGACGCGGCAAGTGTTTCTTTAATCGCTTCCACGATTTCTTGTGGAGTATCAACAGACCTTGTACCAGCAGCCAATCGAGCTAATAGAAAACGAATATGGGTAATAAACCTGGTAGTCCAGACGTCAGCCCGGCTAACCTTTACCCGCGAATGTTCTTCAATAATGCGGAGAATGGCAGCAATATGCTGCGTAGTGCGCATTGCAGCACCAATACGATTATTGTGAAATTGCGCGCTCACAATATGCATAGCAAACGCCGCAGCCTCATCACATGGCAATGAAATACCAAGGTCAGCGCAAACCAATTTCACCGCAAACATACCGAACTCGTATTCACCCGGATATAACTGCGAAACCTCGAATGCCAAGGGAACATCTATACGGTCCCCACGGCGAGCACGCAATACGGAATACTCCAAATGCTCCGCCAATGGAAGCAAAATTGTAATTGGGCTAATTCCAAAACGCTGTTGGGCATCTAGTGAAATTTTACGAGCCAGCGCCAAAGTATTTGGAGAAACTTGAGCCAAAGCATCTGCAATAGCCCCTGCACGTTGTTGCGACTCCAAAACGTATTTCAATTGAATACGCTCAGCCGGGATTTCTTGTCCCGGCCGCAAACCAAAACCCACCCCACGTCCGGTAACTACAACGCTGCACCCCTGCGCATCAATAGCTTCCACAACATTGTTATTGCACCGACGTTTTAAGATGTAGGCCATACTAAGGCATCATTTCAATAACTGTCTCACCAAATCTGGCGTCTAAACGCGGGGAGCTATGGCGTAAACCTGCGGAATTTGTTACTACAACAATCGTATCCAAGCATGTTAAAGCACTCTGCAAAGCGGAAATATTTTCAAGCTGAACCACAGGTTCCCCCTGCTCCACATAATTTCCTTGGATCTTTAGTGGACGAAACCCATTGCCTTTCAATCCGACTGTATCCAGCCCGATATGCACCAATACATCAACCCCCTCGGGTGTGCGAATAGAAAACGCGTGCCCTGCTGGGAACATTTGAAAAATCTGACCAGAAACCGGGGAAACCACTATCTCATCTGCGGTATGCACCGCAAAACCAAAACCCAGCGTCCCATGGGAAAACACTGGGTCAGGGATTTGTTCCAATGGAAAAAGCTCACCACGCACTGGCGCAACCAAACTCAAATTTGAAGTTGCGGTAACGCGTTTTGCTTTTCCAAAACCGAACAAATTAATCATCCATTCCTAGCAGATCCGCCATAACATTTTTATAGAGCACTGCCTTCGCACCGTACACAGCTTGAATACCTCCTGCTACATCTAATACATCAGCCGCACCAAGACGCTTTAATGTAGCTCGATCAACCATATGAGAATCCTTCACGGAAACTCGAAGTCGAGTAATGCAGGCATCCACGTCTTCAATATTATCTGCACCGCCGAGCGCGGAAATAATTTGATGCGATTCATCATAAAGAACATCCTTTGGAGTGTTTTCCGCATCGCTAAAATCAAGCACGTCTTGAGCAGCCTGGGAATCACTTTCATCTTCAAAGCGTCCTGGAGTGGCCACTTGGAAGCGTTGGATATACCAACGGAAAATCACATAATAAATTCCAAACCACAACAGCCCGACGGGGATCACATACATCCAATGCGTTTTATCTTGTCCTTGGATCACACCAAAAAGTAAGTAATCAATCACTCCACCGGAAAACGTATTTCCAATGCGAATCTGCAGTAAATCAGCAATAAGGAAACTCACGCCATCCAAAAAAGCATGGATTACATAGAGAATCGGAGCGGTAAATAAAAACATAAACTCCAATGGCTCCGTAATCCCGGTAATAAATGAAGTGAGCGCAGCACCAAGGAATAAGCCTGCAAATTTTGCGCGGCGTTGTTTAGGAACGCTGTGATACATTGCCAGCGCTGCACCTGGCAGACCGAACATCATAGTGTCGAAGCGACCTGCAAAAAACCGAGTACCAGAGGTAAATAATCCCTGGTGGGAGGGATCAGCCAATTGAGCAAAGAAAATCTTTTGAGCACCAACCACTGACTCACCAGCTACTTGTTCTACGCCACCGAGCTCGGTATACCAAAACATTGGATAGATCGTGTGGTGCAAACCAAGCGCACCGGATAGCCGCAATAAAAACCCATACAAAAAGGTTCCAAACACGCCGAGTTGGGCCATGCCTTCACCAGCGCTTACCAGTATTCCTTGAATCGGCGGCCAAATAATAAAAAATGCTGAACCCCAGAGAATCGCTGCACCTGCGGTAATAATCGGCACAAACCTTGATCCACCAAAAAAGCCAAGGGTAGGTGGAAGCTGAATATTATGGTAGCGATTATGCAGATACACTGCTGTAGCCCCGATTGCCAGGGCACCTAGAATTCCAGTGTCAATCGGATCTCCGTCAGGATGGAACACTTTCATAAGTGAGGCCGTCGTACCAGTCATAATAAGGTAACCAACCACACCTGCAAGTGCAGCAGTTCCTTTATCTCGCTTGGCTAAACCAATACAGAGACCTGTGGAAAGCAGTAATGCCAAATTGGAAAATATGACCGCACCTGCATCACTCATTACCTGAAAGATGCCTTGCGCAACCGCATTATCCAGTACTGGGTAAGCAGCAACGGTATTAGGATTACTTAGGGCACCACCAATGCCCAGCAGTAAACCTGCCGCCGGGAGAATCGCAATGGGCAACATAAATGCTTTGCCCACTTTTTGCATTGCTTTAAATGCTTTGCCACGTTGCGGTGGCTGTGTGACTGTGGCAGTCATAGCAAACTCTTCCCCTTTACTGGGAGATTGAATGCTTATATCACAGGTTTTGCTCCCACTACAGGGGTGTGGAATAACAATCCCGTTGATCTTTTCAATATACAATTTTCCTAAAAACTAGTTTTAGGATAACCCCAGCACATAAGCCTACGCAATGGTGAAACGTTAAAGATTATTTATTCGTTCGAACACTACCAACACACCTTCGACGCCACCCGGCCCTATGCGTCCCTTTACATCAGTGACGGTAATGGTTTTCAAACCCCATCCCTGTGCAGCGTGTTCATTCAATACTTTTTCCAATTTCTTACCGGAAATTTTGCCACCGATAAGACCTTCACGCATCTCTACTACTTTATATTCATATCCCATAGCTCTAGTCTAGTCTCTTCAAACATCCACTCAGGGCGGCAAGAAGTACATCAAAAATATTAGTCTGCCATCTCGAGGCAACTCACTTTTTACAGAATTTTGCGCAGGTGGGGCTGCACATAAGGGGCTGTAAATATCACCTCGAGTTAATTGTTTTGTACGCTTCGGATATCTTCAAACCTGTGTACCAAGGAGATATCTCGTGGCCAATACTGCCGCTTTCACCTCAGCAAACCCGGTTGACGAGGTCCTAAGCCCACCTCGTCTTGCCGCATTAGGCTTGCAACATGTCCTCGCATTCTATGCGGGTGCTGTGATTGTCCCGTTACTTATTGCTGGCTCACTAAACCTTGATACTGAGACCACAATTCACCTTATTAATGCGGATTTACTCACGTGTGGTATCGCCACATTAATTCAATGCGTCGGTATTGGAAAACACATTGGCGTGCGTCTTCCAATTGTCCAAGGTGTAACTACGACTGCAGTGGCTCCAATGATTGCCATCGGTCTTGGGGTTACAGATGGCAAGGGCGGGGTGGAATCCCTGCCCACTATTTATGGAGCGGTAATTGTTGCCGGTCTATTTACGTTCTTTGCCACCCCAATTTTTGCTCGCTTTCTCAAGTTTTTCCCGCCGGTAGTTACTGGGTCTGTGCTTTTAGTCATGGGCACATCCCTGCTTGCAGTTTCCGCTGGTGACTTCACCAACTATGCGGAAGGCACCCCACAAGCCCGTGATCTTGCATATGCATTTGGAACCCTGACAGTGATTGTATTGGGACAACGGTTTCTACGTGGTTTCTTGGGCACCCTTGCCGTATTACTTGGATTAATTGCTGGCACGGGAGCCGCCCTTCTCTTGGGACATGCCACATTAGACGCAGTACAAGAAGCGGAAGTAATCGGAATAACCACACCGTTTTATTTTGGGACCCCACAATTTAATATTGCTGCTATTTTCTCCATGATTATTGTCATGATTATCACCATGGTTGAGACCACTGGTGATGTATTTGCTACAGGAGAAATTGTAAAACGACGTATTCGTCGCGACGATATTCGCCGGGCACTGCGCGCCGATGGGCTTTCCACCTTCCTCGGCGGTGTTATGAATTCCTTCCCGTACACATGTTTTGCACAAAACGTTGGGTTGGTGCGTATTACGGGTGTGAAATCTCGGTGGGTCGCAGCTTCAGCAGCTATTTTTATGATTCTGCTTGGCGTACTCCCGAAAGCTGGTGCGA contains the following coding sequences:
- a CDS encoding protein adenylyltransferase SelO family protein, giving the protein MLSTPPPATAPVLHHRFAATFPELAFPCVPETAPEPELIALNEPLALELGFSPTWLRSEEGIQFMLGQQAEGAVAQAYAGHQFGYLSPILGDGRACLLGEVTDIKGVQHDLHLKGSGRTRFARSGDGRAALGPMLREFLVSNFLHAVNIPTTRSLAILTTGHKVQRNYVHPAAVLVRVASSHLRIGTFQYAALHHPGSDLIERLIEYSIQLHYPSTAAEPLAFLEAVMDAQAHTVAHWMGIGFVHGVINTDNTTISGQTIDFGPCAFLEQHDPHACFSSIDTTGRYKYGNQPGIIGWNLQRLAETLLPLIDAAGIPNSKVYELFDTYPNKFMNAYRQVIEEKLEGALPHNFHISGDHTAYFQEIAPMNNPVIIPRNHLVEAALQQADDGNTEPFCALYAALSTPYDFPLQHPEFVHSAPKGFMDNYRTFCGT
- a CDS encoding PRD domain-containing protein; this encodes MAYILKRRCNNNVVEAIDAQGCSVVVTGRGVGFGLRPGQEIPAERIQLKYVLESQQRAGAIADALAQVSPNTLALARKISLDAQQRFGISPITILLPLAEHLEYSVLRARRGDRIDVPLAFEVSQLYPGEYEFGMFAVKLVCADLGISLPCDEAAAFAMHIVSAQFHNNRIGAAMRTTQHIAAILRIIEEHSRVKVSRADVWTTRFITHIRFLLARLAAGTRSVDTPQEIVEAIKETLAASWLVAQKIKDYISEVESQELSESEVAYLTLHIGRFTHTGKREIEY
- a CDS encoding PTS sugar transporter subunit IIA, translating into MINLFGFGKAKRVTATSNLSLVAPVRGELFPLEQIPDPVFSHGTLGFGFAVHTADEIVVSPVSGQIFQMFPAGHAFSIRTPEGVDVLVHIGLDTVGLKGNGFRPLKIQGNYVEQGEPVVQLENISALQSALTCLDTIVVVTNSAGLRHSSPRLDARFGETVIEMMP
- a CDS encoding PTS transporter subunit EIIC, producing the protein MTATVTQPPQRGKAFKAMQKVGKAFMLPIAILPAAGLLLGIGGALSNPNTVAAYPVLDNAVAQGIFQVMSDAGAVIFSNLALLLSTGLCIGLAKRDKGTAALAGVVGYLIMTGTTASLMKVFHPDGDPIDTGILGALAIGATAVYLHNRYHNIQLPPTLGFFGGSRFVPIITAGAAILWGSAFFIIWPPIQGILVSAGEGMAQLGVFGTFLYGFLLRLSGALGLHHTIYPMFWYTELGGVEQVAGESVVGAQKIFFAQLADPSHQGLFTSGTRFFAGRFDTMMFGLPGAALAMYHSVPKQRRAKFAGLFLGAALTSFITGITEPLEFMFLFTAPILYVIHAFLDGVSFLIADLLQIRIGNTFSGGVIDYLLFGVIQGQDKTHWMYVIPVGLLWFGIYYVIFRWYIQRFQVATPGRFEDESDSQAAQDVLDFSDAENTPKDVLYDESHQIISALGGADNIEDVDACITRLRVSVKDSHMVDRATLKRLGAADVLDVAGGIQAVYGAKAVLYKNVMADLLGMDD
- a CDS encoding DUF4177 domain-containing protein; the encoded protein is MGYEYKVVEMREGLIGGKISGKKLEKVLNEHAAQGWGLKTITVTDVKGRIGPGGVEGVLVVFERINNL
- a CDS encoding solute carrier family 23 protein → MANTAAFTSANPVDEVLSPPRLAALGLQHVLAFYAGAVIVPLLIAGSLNLDTETTIHLINADLLTCGIATLIQCVGIGKHIGVRLPIVQGVTTTAVAPMIAIGLGVTDGKGGVESLPTIYGAVIVAGLFTFFATPIFARFLKFFPPVVTGSVLLVMGTSLLAVSAGDFTNYAEGTPQARDLAYAFGTLTVIVLGQRFLRGFLGTLAVLLGLIAGTGAALLLGHATLDAVQEAEVIGITTPFYFGTPQFNIAAIFSMIIVMIITMVETTGDVFATGEIVKRRIRRDDIRRALRADGLSTFLGGVMNSFPYTCFAQNVGLVRITGVKSRWVAASAAIFMILLGVLPKAGAIVASIPSPVLGGASLALFANVAWVGMQTIAKADLSDNRNSVIVTTSLGLAMLVTFKPDIAAALPEWCRIFVSSGMSLGAITAIVLNILFFHIGGQSGTNVARSTEGEGISLEDINAMDRDTFVATLRPLFNQQTWPLEDAWESRPFASVSDLREAIQIAVLTAPTAQRDELIHDYPDMASLLLASATESHTVSADRGSIGLDELDDIQSERIIEVSNAYRERFHMPYVAYLATNDTVEKVIDTGVRRLANSDEQEHRVALSEIIEIANDRFDILLADANPVRSAWDRKFTEVE